From Desulfobotulus pelophilus:
ATACAGATCATGGTCATCAATATTGATGGATTCCGGAAAAGCTTCACGGATCCTGACAAAACGAATAAAGCGAACATTCGTTTTCACGGCCGCATGGCTGGGGCAAGACCCATTGAATTCATACAGGAAACCAATCCCATCGTCATCGTTGATGAACCCCAGAGCGTGGACACCACGTCAAAAAGTAAAGAAGCCATTGCCTCGCTGAATCCGCTCTGTACCCTGCGGTATTCCGCCACCCATGTGGATAAACACCACATGCTGTACAGGCTGGATTCCGTTGATACCTATGAGCAGAAGCTGGTGAAACAGATTGAAGTTGCCGGCATTGAGGTAAAAGACGGGCACAATAAAGCCTATAGCAAGCTTCTGGGGGTCAATAATAAGAAAAGCCCCATCACGGCGAGGATTGAGATGGATTGCCGCATGAAAAGCGGCAGCATCGCAAGAAAAGCTGTGCAGGTTACAAGTGGTTCTGATCTGATGGATACAAAATACGACGGAAATGGACAGGGGCGGAGTTCATGCGGAACAGATTCAGCAGTCTGTCAGTGTATATGATGCCCGGTCCTTTGAGCTTCCGGACCTGATCACATGGCTGCAGAACGATACCAACCTGACCCGCCGTACAATTGTTACAATCATTAAGGACAGCGGGCGTCTGGAATCGTTCAGAAACAATCCGCAGAAGTTTATAGAACAGGTTTCGGCAATCATAAAGCAGCAGATGCGCCTCTTTGTGGTTGACGGCATCAGCTATCACAGAATCGGTGACGACCATTATTATGCGCAGGAGCTTTTCAGTGATAACGAACTTTTTGGTTATCTTCAGAAAAACATGCTGGCAAGCACAAAATCGGTTTTTGACCATGTGGTGTACGATTCCGATATAGAGCTGGAGTTTGCCAGAGCCTTTGAGAGAAGCGATGACATCAGGCTCTATGCCAAGTTACCGGACTGGTTTAA
This genomic window contains:
- a CDS encoding DEAD/DEAH box helicase family protein, which produces MKIQFDPNLDFQKQAIESVTAVFEGQEICRTNFTVAPLQHSRQMEFSGMVENNLGIGNRLKLLPEDILNNIRRVQLKNGLAPSEKMDSMDFTVEMETGTGKTYVYLRSIFEMNRLYGFTKFIIVVPSIAVKEGVYKSLEITAAHFKGLYESVSFDYFVYDSGRLSDVRNFATSPDIQIMVINIDGFRKSFTDPDKTNKANIRFHGRMAGARPIEFIQETNPIVIVDEPQSVDTTSKSKEAIASLNPLCTLRYSATHVDKHHMLYRLDSVDTYEQKLVKQIEVAGIEVKDGHNKAYSKLLGVNNKKSPITARIEMDCRMKSGSIARKAVQVTSGSDLMDTKYDGNGQGRSSCGTDSAVCQCI